The sequence AATTCTGTGAAACTGTACAATAGCAAGACTCTGAGCCTTCCAGAGAGATGGGGAGCAAGTTGGGGGGGAAAAGTCCCTTTATTTCCTAAATTAAATATTCAAGCGCTGTGTCTGTATTCAAGCAGTCACTAGTGGCAGACACGCTACTTTCACTGTTTTATTTGACTGACTTCTGTTCTATATAATTTGAGGGGGGGGATGAGGTAGCGGGAAAGAGAGTAATGAAGGGAGCAGGTTGAGAAGTACCTCCTCTGCATAGAAATTCATGATAAATGTACACACAGGTTAACTGGAAAGTGACAGTTTTATATATGTGTATATCATGTATTTAAATAAATAAAAAGTTTTATGGTGCTTTGCCAGTCTTTACCAGGCCAACAGCATTGCTACTTTCTGAACAAGGATGCCCCAATCCATGATGGGAGGTGTCTGCAGGGAGCACTGCTTCATAAAATCCCTTTCAGGCACCCAGGCCAGGTGCCTCAGATTCTGGAATTTATCAGACACCAAGTGGCCTACAACACGCTGATTGGAAGCTGTGTGAAGAGGACTGTGCTCAAGGAAGGTATGGGGAGTTTTTTTTTTAAGACAAGAACCTGGTTGCTCcatacattgggattgtgtatttACCCATTTGCGAGACATTTGTGCTCAGATTTGCACTCCCCTGTGGCGAAAACAGGAACTTATTGGTCATTGCTGCTGTTTAGTTGCTGAAAATAACTTCTGCAATTAACCAATTTCCTTGTGACGCGTTTTGCCCTTGAAAAGACTGCAGGATAGATTTGTTGTGGCGCCATGGAGTCTGATGAAACATCCGTGCAACAAACACAACACTTGCCAGCAGGACTGCTCTCCCAAGATTTTTCAGGGTTGCCCCTCTATTTATTCATGGCAACCTCCTGGCTCGTACTGGGCTGAGCGCTGAGAAAGGGAAGGGGCAGGAAATTGCACACGCCAGTAGCCCTTAAAGGACTGTCGGCAAAATTAAAGGGATGTGGTCATCTGAAGGCGGAGGAGGGAACACATTTTTTTGCAAAGATTCTAAATATTTGCACGCTCAGCATTTACAAAGGCTGCTTGGGGGAGAAAAGGTTGGCCTGATAAAACCTACTCGCTGACAAAATGAATCTGGAAGCAGCAAGCTGAGTCTGTGGCCAAGTGATAGTGCTGCTGCACCCAGACCTCCCCATTGCCCATCGGTACTCACTGTTCTGTTTTGGCATGCCAGGGCAAAACTGACAGGAGGTAGTGGGCAAAAAAGTTGAGGGAACAAGTCATCTTGACACTCACTAGTGTGTTGCAGTGGTTACCAGTCTACTTGCAGTAGGTGGCACCGACATTCAGCTGGCTTCAAGTCAAATACTCTAAAGGCTGAAatcctttttatttttatatatatattttttttcctcTGGAAATGGACGGCACAGCAAAGCCGCATTTATTGTCCACATTTGGTTGCCCCGAGAAGGTTGACCATGACTTCTGGAGCCAGTTCCTTTTGGTCATTGCCAGGTATGGTTTGTGGCATAATGGGTGTGCATAGACTTGCTCTGGTGCCTGCTAATATTCCCAGCATGCCTTCGTTCACCATGTACCACTTCAACCATGAAATACTGCATTTGAGGTGTGACATTTTTCAAGAAAGTTTATCGTTGAgcacttttcattaaaaaaaaacaacaaaaattaATAATGGAGATTATACAAAAAATTGTGAACATAATGCTAAaaagcctttttttaaaaaaaaaaatagctttGCTTATGGAGCTCTCCCATAGACCCGTTCCGAATAGGTGAAGTGATCACCCAGTATAAGTAGACAGAAAATCCAGTTGGGTTTCATTTCAgtgtattataatatttaaatgaaagtATGGCTTGTTTTCAGCCACACCACTTTAGGCCAGTCTAAGATGCCTGCCAGAAAACTGAGTTCGGTTATCCAGCTCTCAGTCTGATTTTCCCGACCCCAGTGCCTGTTCTGCTCAACTGATCAGAAAGTCCATCCTTACAGGAGCCCTTCAAAATTGTGTTTAAAAATGTTTAGAATGATATTAACATTAATACCCAGGTAGCATCAAATACTCTACAGGCTGAAATCCTTTATATATTTGTTCTTTGGAAATGGGCAGCAcatcaaggccacatttattgtccaCACCTGATTGCCCCGAGAAGGAGGCGGGCCCTTCCTGAATCACTAGGTAATTGTTTTTACTAAATGTGGACCACTTCAGACGGCCTTAAGAATCAACTACAGTGCGAGACTGCAGTCAGGTACTGACCAGCTGCTTCCCTATGCTAAAGGACAttagttggatttttacaacagtcTGGCAGCCATCATGATTATTGTTCCGGTGCTTGTTCACAATTAACACATTTATTGAATTCAGTCTCACAACTTGCCGTGCGATTTGAACTCACTGCTTCTGGATTTGAAACATGTAGCTGCATTTGGTTATGGGACAGAGACTAAAGAGTAGTGTAAATGAGTATTTTTCTCACTGTCAGGATAGGGGCCGTGGTGTGCATCAGGGCTGTTTGCTGGgttctttttttttttgctttccatTTATATAAATGAATGCGATAGGCTCAAGAGGGATGAAGCTGTGAAGGAGATTGTAGGAGGACATCGACAGGTAGGTGGAGTGGGCTGaaaggtggcagatgcagttcaagtaATGTGAACTGGTACATTTTGGGGACAAAGAACAATGCAAAGAATGATATGCATTCCTCGGTGAATCCTTGAGAGTGAGGAATGGCGAGATCTAGATGTTTTAGATAGAGATCTTTTTGAGAGTGCAGgtagaaaaaactttttttaaaggcAAAAGGGACCTGGGCTTTATACACAAGGTTGtttaatataaaagcaaggaaatgaGACATTGGGCCACAGTTGAATATTGTATGCAGTTCAGTATAGATAGGATATTAAAGCCATAAAAATGGTATTGTGAAGATTCATTAGAGTAATACCAGGAATGAGAGGCTATAGTTATGAGGAACAGCTTGAAAAATTGAAGGTTTTTTCACTGGAACAAAGAAGGAAACAATCTTTTGCTATTCACCCTCTCAAAGTATTTTCTAACTTTAAAAACCTCAATTGGCTCATGGTCACTAAACTGGATTGACACTTCCCAAGTTAATTTGAAGTACGATCCTTGTTGCCAACAGAAATGGGAAAATGTCATGTCGTATCAGGGCTAGATCCAGCTCCCAGAGTAAAAAGCGAGGGTGATGACCCACCTTTCAATCTGTTAATCAAAACAAttgtaaaacttttttttaaattcctttcCTGTACAGTTTTCTTAACATTTCTGTTTGAATCGTTTGATTGCAGATTTGCCTGGTCGTTTGCAGTTTGAGGTGTGCCCATTGAGCGATACCAGCTTCAGCCTGTCCTTCCAGCACCCAGTCAATGACTCCCTCGTGTGCGGTATGCTACATTACTAACTCAATTCTTTGTCTAGTTTGTGACCATATGTAACCCGTTTAGTGGAGTGCTCATTGTTGGGATCAGATTCTGAAACAGCAGTTTCTGTAACCGCTGCTTACAGCCTATTATAAATACCCGCAGCAACAATAAAAGATCTACTTTTGTTATGGTGAGATTTTTTTCAGCATGATTTTTTTTTCTCTGAATTTTCTCGCCTTCTGACTCGTGCTGAGGTACAGATTCCACAGACAGTGCCCTCCAGTACTTTGTCCAAGTAGCCattgttcatgtgtgagcctagatggCGAGCGGCAGCATTCTGTTCTACCATGGTAGGTATCGTATctgagcccaatcctgttctcTCCTGGCGTGAAGTCAGCTAACTCAGCGCAGGCTAGCGATTGAACCTTGGACCTTCCTGATCAGTTCACGCTAGGGGCTGCACTTAACAACTGAGCCATCTGGGGAGCCCCTtattatcatagaatgatacagcacagaaagaggccatttggcccattgtgcctgtgccggttctttgaaagagcgatccaattagtcccactctcctgccctttccccatagccctgcaaatttttccccttcacatatttattcaattcccttttgaaagttactattgaatctgctgccaccactctttcaggcagtgcatcccagatcacaatagctcgctgcgtaaaaaatattctcctcatctcgtcTCTTTTTTGCCAATTAACCTTAAATAAAGGTCAGTGAGGATGCacctctgcagtcaaatgctctaccactaagCTACACCCCCTTTCCACAATCATTTTTAAATGATCTCCGGACTTTCTCAGTCTCTGCATCTTGTTCAATTATTTTTAAATGTTGCCTTTGTTCTAAACGATCATTGTGATGTTTTGAAAGCTTCCAAagtgcagtcagtgtggtctctggTGGAGCTTCTCTCTTTCAATTTTCGATGATGTTTATTTTGCTAGTTGTGATGGATGTGCTGGACTCCAGGCAAGTGAGCTGTAAGCTCTATAAAGGACTCTCCGATGCCCTCATCTGTACTGATGACTTCATTACCAGAGTGGTACAGCGGTAAGGGTCTTCTCTGTACTGAATTCTTTCCAGAGCAAGGAGGATCATGGGTGGGATTTATTGATAGTCACTGAGTAACTCAAATTCCATCTTTATTAAATAGCAGCCTGGGATTTATACCAGTGTTTTatgttatttcttatgttttcttaTGTCCATTTCTTATGTTTTGGAGATCACATTTTCAATAGTCTAATGGGAAGAGGCATTGCTTGGTTTAGTACTGCCACattgggggcgattttaaccctactcgctcacagaAAGCTGGCAGCtgagcagttaaaatcgccctggctcttgcccatccgaaagccgccatgatcgcaacatctgcaaatttaacttgctctcctgagcaggcaacaCCGTCCTGGACCCAACAGGGTCCTTcattacatatgcatgttgcggcccgatgacatcattgagacctgcCTGTAATTTGAGTGGGCCCATAGAAATCAGAAGATTCCAAGCTCAGTTGAGCTCAGCACCCCAGGCACAAGAGAGGAAGATTTAACTAGGGTGTCCCGCCCCTAATCACTTTTTAGTTACTGCTAGAAAGTTGGATGTCAGGTGTAAAAACTTTTGGCTCAGCTGTGCTGCCATCCATAGTTGAATAACCTGCTCATACTCAGTAGTTTCTCACTTCACGACTGACCACATTTGTGTGGTGCTATGGTGATGCCAGTTCACGTCAAACAATACCCTAACAAGTTATTGCCTTCTAGAAAGGAAGGAGAAAATCAGTGGGAATTAAATAACAGCCTGAGTTATTTTAACTCCAATGTTATATCATCCAGGGCCTTAAAAAGAAAGAGAAGCTATTAGCTATTTTtaatcactctctctctttctggttTGTCTTGAGGCAGTAATGTTAGAAAGAAGGCATTTAAGAGTGGAGGGtacttaacaacttgtatttatatagcgcctttaacatagtaaaatgtcccaaggcgcttcacaggagtgttacaagacaaaacaaatacatttgacaccgagccacataagaagaaaattACAGCagacctggtcaaagaggtaggttttaaggagtgaagaaggaaagaaagatttagggagggagttccagagcttaaggcccagacagctgaaggcacggccaccaatgattgagcagttagAATGAGGGATGTCAAGATGCTGatgagaggagcgcagacatctctggatttggggggggggggggggggcggggttgagaggctgaaggagattagagataaggaggggcgaagcCTTGGAGAGGTTTGTAaaccaagatgagaattttgaaattttagggagcgtcttaaaggaggagagaggagcagagaagtttagggagaattccacagcttagttctttggtagctgaaggcaTAGCGGTCAGTGGTGGGGcttttaaaattggggatgcgcaagaggccagaattggaggagtgcagatatcttggggctggagaagattagagagaTGCAAAATAGAGTATAGCAAAGGTAAATCTGGAGCACTACTTTAAAACCACACCAGTAAGacaaaaaacacaaattaacagctGACATCGGGATGTCACTTACATTGAGTCTTCAGCATGTGAAATGGCCGTCATCAAAGTGGATACAATTTTGGCGGTATAGTGGGGCCAAAAACTTGGAATTATTGGAGATGTAGTTGGATGTGGTGATGGGACTACTTTTCTGAATGGATGagtttgaatgggcctcctcatctgTCCTTATTTTGTAACGTATATTGTGGAATGGAGGGTGCTTGCATTCGATCACGATGCTGAGTTCCTGATGACGAAGGTACATTCAAGGGTGCTTTTTATTTTATTGAATTCCTCTTTTATGGTAGAGCTGAACAGTTCAGTACTGAAAAGaaaagagacttggatttatatagcgcctttcacagctaccgggtgtcacaaagcactttacagccaatgaagtactattggagtgtagtcactttgtaatgtagcaaacgtggcagccaatttgcgcacagcatgctccctcaaacagcaatgtgataatgtccggataatgtgtttttttgttatgttgattgagggataaatattggccaggtcccctgctcttcgaaatagtgccatgggatcttttacgtccagttgagaaagcagacgggacctctgtttaacatctcatcttgaaagatggcacctccgacagtgcagcactccttcagcactgcactggagtgtcagcctagattttttttttgtgctcaagtgcctggagtgggacttgaacccacaaccttctgactcggaggcgagtgtgctacccactgagccacagctgacattgaatGAAAGTAAACTTGGGTAAAGTTACTGATGCCCCTGTGTTTTTCAGGTGTATGTCCATCCCAGTGACGATGCGAGCAATCCGCCGAAAGGCTGAGACCATCCAAGCAGACACGCCGGCCTTACCCCTCATTGCGGAAACTGTTGAGGACATGCTGAAAAGGAATCCACCCCCGGCCAGCAGTCCCGGCTACAGCACGCATCTGGTCAACAATCCAGAGAGTGGCACCATCACTCCGACAAACACCTTTCCCGGGCCCATCTCCACCATCTTCAATTTAGGAAACATGGGCGTGAAGGAAAGGCATGAATCGGGGCATGGGGAGGATTCCTTTAAAGTAAACCAGAACCCCATCCTGACTAGTTTACTGCAAATTACAGGGAGTGTTGGTTCATCCATTGGTTCAAGTCCTACGCCACCCGGCCATACACCACCACCAGTATCGTCCCCTGCAAGTAATACCAAAAATCATCCCATGCTAATGAACTTGCTCAAGGACAACCCAACCCAGGATTTCTCAACGCTGTATGGCAGTAGCCCTTTGGAGAGACAAAATTCTTCTTCTAGCTCACCTCGAATTGATGTGGCTTCAGGCAGCACGAAACAGAAAAAAAAGCGGACGAGGTCGCAGACAGATAAACCCAAGCAGCAACAGACTGAGGAGGACTTCCAGAGAGAACTCATCTCCATGGACTTTGATGCTCCTAACAGTGTTTTTGATGTAAACCTGGCTGGAGATACTTTGGACACCCCACACATTACTCCTGCCCCCAGTCAATGTAACACGCCTCCTACGACGTACCCTCCAGCAGTGGTGCACTCGCAGCAATCCAGTATGCAGAGAATGGTGCGCCTGTCTAGCACAGACAGCATTGGAGCTGATGTCACGGAGATTCTGTCTGACATAGCAGAACAGACTGCAAAGCTGGCCACCACAGGGGATAATTGCCAGTCCATTGAGACCCCTGTCCGTGATTCTTCAAGCTCATCTCATTCTGCAGTAAATAGTACATTTGATGCAGATGTTTTTCAGGCGGAAAGTAACGAGAACACGTACACTGATCCTGCGGATTTAATAGCAGACGCTACTGCTACTCCAACCAGTGACTCTTCAAACCAGTTTTTTCCCGATGGAGTAGATTTTTTATTAGAAAATCCAAATGGAAACAATTTTGTGAGTGGATATTTTGATGAGAACAGCCAGGGTGGAGACGTTGATGATCTGAAGGGTTTTCCTTCACAGGCGCTTAGCTCGATGAATGTGCAGGCGATGAGTGGTGACGCTGGCGATCGCTCCAAAGGCAGCAGCCATACAGACATGGTGGATTTCAGTATGTTTACAAGTGGCAGTAAATCTTTAGGAGCATCCGATGGGATGGAACGCAGTGGGAATCAGAGCCCTTTGTTGAGCACAGTGGAGGTTGGGAAAGTGGACAAGTCTCAAAAACAACGATCTGCTAAGGAAGGAAATGGCAGTGCGAGCAGCAGTTTATCAGGAATGGGCATCGATGGAAAACCTGGGAAACGCACCAGGACACCGTCGAGTGATGGGAAAAGCAAAGAAAAGCCTCCCAAACGCAAGAAAACTGACTCAGAAAGCAAGTCCCCATCTCACAGTGTGTCGAGTCGCCCTTTCACACCACCAGCTAGTACCACTGGCTCCAAATCTCCTGGGAGTTCTGGCCGGTCACAGACACCACCTAGTGGGGCCACGCCTCCAATCCCAAAAATTACAATTCAGATTCGCAAGGAGATGGTTGGCAAATCATCTTCGCATAGTCAGTTTGGGTCGGGCCCTTCATCCAGCAGTAAAAGTCACCACTCTCATTCCTCCAATTCCTCTTCCTCTAGCAAAGTGAAAAGTAACAAATCTGAGGGCTCTTCCAGTTccaaaatgagcagcagcagccttTATCCAGGGCAAAGCAGTACCAGTTCTGGCCAGTCCAAGAGTTCTTCTCAGTCCATGGGAAAACCCAGCTCTTCTCCAGTCACCAAGCACGGGTTGACCAGCAGTAGTAGCTTGAGTTCCAGCAACAGTAGTAGCAACAAAATGAAACCTCAAGTTAAGTCGTCATCTTCCCTGGTTAATCCATCTGGAGGAAAGCCCAATGTGTCTCCCTCCCACTCAAGACCTTCAGGAAACGCAGACAAACTTTCATCACCATTGAAGCCCATTCCAGGAACTCCGCCTACAAAAGCTAAATCTCCAGTCAGCTCTGGCTCAGGAAGCTCTCACATGTCCGGTTCCAGTTCCAGTTCAAGCATGAAACAGTCCTCTGGTATGGCATCCTCCAGTTCGTTGAACCAGAAGCCTCcaacctcctcctcatcttcctcctcttcctctgcttcCTCAATGTCTTCATCTCAAAATGCTCATGGAAATTTAATCAAAGGAAAATCTCCTAGTCGAACCAAGAAACCATCTTTGACTGCAGTGATTGACAAATTAAAGCATGGTGTGGGTGGCGTAGGCGGTTCGGGTGCAGAAGACTGTCCAGATGGTCAAATGGCTACATCAACAATGCCTTCCACTCATAGTATGCCATCGAAACACAATATGTCCCCTGCAGATTACCAGGGAAAGCGAGAAAAGAGTGACAAAGAAGGCAAATCCAAGGTCTCTGTCTCAGGTAGTTCAGGTGACAGTGGAAAAAAATCTTCTGAGTCCAAGAATGGTGGCGGCACTGGTGTGGCAAAAATTATCATTAGCAAGCATGATGGTGGTTCTCCAAGCATCAAGGCCAAAGTAACCTTGCAGAAGCCAAGTGATGGCATTGGTGATGGTTTGAGACCACAGATAACTGGCGCAAAAAACTATGGCTCACCATTGTTCAGTGGTTCAACACCGAAACATGAACGCTGTTCACCAAGTTACAGCAAGTCTCCTGCCTATACCCCACAAGGTGGAGATAGTGGCAGTGAATCGGGATCGTCTTTTGCTGAGAAATCCCACCAGAACAGTCCGAGCTCAGATGACGATATCCGGCCACTCCCCGAGTACAGTTTAGAAAAGCATAAAAAGCACAAAAAGGAGAAGAAGAAAGGGAAGGACAAGGATCgtgacagggaccgggacagagacagggagaagAAAAAGTCCCACTCCAGCATCAAACCAGAAAGTTGGTCAAAGTCTCCTATTTCAACTGACCAAGCCTTGTCTATGGCAGGGAACGCATCCCTGAACTCTGAAAGATCATCTCGCCCTAGCCCGGCGTTTTTAATtggtgatgatgatgacctcaTGAACGTGGCTCTGATTGGCAACTGAAATGAAGTACATTGTTCTTAAAGCATGACAGTCAGTTGTACGACTATAGTATTTTGTTTCTAATTATACGAGGTTCTTGGCTTTAAGCTGGTAACTTGCTCCGATTTTGGCAATGCCtcagatctgccatgcatttataaCAATGTTTTCAAGGTGTTAAGTTTGTCATTATTTTTGATGTCAGTAACCACTTAATCAAACAGTGTATGTGAAATGTAacaatttttttacatttttgaagGAGTGGTCTTTGTCCAGTTTTACAATGACATTTTTTTTCTTCCCTTACTATCGGTGATTTAAGGGGGGTAAGATTAAAGCTCAGTTGTTTGGAGGGGCGGCCAATATGAAGATTCCCTCCCCCAAAACAAAGGATTGGACCCAGAAAAGTCTTAGCAAAGCTTTGAGCTCCTAATCCTGGCTCCATCCTATTTGTGCTTGGCTCCCACATTTTACAACTCATTTTTAATGACTGAAAACTATTTTAAAATCAAAGGAGGCTGAGGCTTTGTGTACTAAAAGTCTTTCATATTTTTCAAAGAAATTTGACCAGTGCGCATAATTTTCTTCTCGTCTCCAATCCCACATGCAAAAAATGGTAGACTTTATTTAACTATTTGCAAGGCCCAGATTCTTTTACATAAAAACCCAAGAAGCTTTTAACATGCTTTATTTTTAACTATTTATTAATCTCTTAATTTCAGAATTGTTTCCTGTGTTTATTGAAATCATTTTAACAGCTTCTAAagcttctttgtaatcctttttgaAGTCAAAAATTGTACGTTGCTTTCAATACACAGGTTGTACTGCAATTCCGTTTTTCTTGCATTTTTGTGAAGAGTAAGAATATGTTTGTATTATTTGTATTAACACTTTGAGGCTGATGGTTTTGTTTATTTGAAGTATCTTTCCATCATTTTTCTGTCACGTTCGATCAAAGTTTGAGAATTTATGTTTAAATTCCGGTTCCCACTTCCTCCCAGTTTCACACCATGGGTTGGACAATAAAGAAGTTGCATATAAACCATATGGGTAAACAGGAAGCATCTCACCCATTATCTGAACACGTAACTGGCCAAACTTCCTAACTCTTCTCCCGGACACTTATTACATTTGGCATTAATTTTGCGCCCTCAACATAACCAGTGATACAAAAATACCAtgttacgaacatacgaacaatgacagacaggtaaagatgatctggt is a genomic window of Pristiophorus japonicus isolate sPriJap1 chromosome 21, sPriJap1.hap1, whole genome shotgun sequence containing:
- the med1 gene encoding mediator of RNA polymerase II transcription subunit 1 isoform X1 is translated as MAALQGLPVLVSYPHSGTVDTPSGPQPQHQPSHAERSKEEATEAEKLSKMNSLLEKLHAKYSQTRPWSETAKLVRQAMEKRSIMNTGGHQHLIACLETLQKALKVMSLPAMTDRLESIARQNSLGSHLSPSGTECYITSDMFYVEVLLDPTGQVCDVKVAHHGENPVSCQELVQYLREKNFLEFSKHLKGLVNLYKLPGDNKLKTKMYLALQSLELDLSKMAHMFRLATNASNLDAILQGSVGYLTPRSGGHLMNLKYYVSPYDLFEEGTGAPMNLNENNVPRSLGMNMFVTIEGPTGMCKLPIAPLITGSHPTDNKGTPSFSSVTNTNSVDLPACFFLKFPRPVPVSAFFIQKLQNFLGIPLFDPPAILVPLYELITQFVLSGKDGGSSTLKHNMRFYASLPGQQHCYFLNKDAPIHDGRCLQGALLHKIPFRHPGQVPQILEFIRHQVAYNTLIGSCVKRTVLKEDLPGRLQFEVCPLSDTSFSLSFQHPVNDSLVCVVMDVLDSRQVSCKLYKGLSDALICTDDFITRVVQRCMSIPVTMRAIRRKAETIQADTPALPLIAETVEDMLKRNPPPASSPGYSTHLVNNPESGTITPTNTFPGPISTIFNLGNMGVKERHESGHGEDSFKVNQNPILTSLLQITGSVGSSIGSSPTPPGHTPPPVSSPASNTKNHPMLMNLLKDNPTQDFSTLYGSSPLERQNSSSSSPRIDVASGSTKQKKKRTRSQTDKPKQQQTEEDFQRELISMDFDAPNSVFDVNLAGDTLDTPHITPAPSQCNTPPTTYPPAVVHSQQSSMQRMVRLSSTDSIGADVTEILSDIAEQTAKLATTGDNCQSIETPVRDSSSSSHSAVNSTFDADVFQAESNENTYTDPADLIADATATPTSDSSNQFFPDGVDFLLENPNGNNFVSGYFDENSQGGDVDDLKGFPSQALSSMNVQAMSGDAGDRSKGSSHTDMVDFSMFTSGSKSLGASDGMERSGNQSPLLSTVEVGKVDKSQKQRSAKEGNGSASSSLSGMGIDGKPGKRTRTPSSDGKSKEKPPKRKKTDSESKSPSHSVSSRPFTPPASTTGSKSPGSSGRSQTPPSGATPPIPKITIQIRKEMVGKSSSHSQFGSGPSSSSKSHHSHSSNSSSSSKVKSNKSEGSSSSKMSSSSLYPGQSSTSSGQSKSSSQSMGKPSSSPVTKHGLTSSSSLSSSNSSSNKMKPQVKSSSSLVNPSGGKPNVSPSHSRPSGNADKLSSPLKPIPGTPPTKAKSPVSSGSGSSHMSGSSSSSSMKQSSGMASSSSLNQKPPTSSSSSSSSSASSMSSSQNAHGNLIKGKSPSRTKKPSLTAVIDKLKHGVGGVGGSGAEDCPDGQMATSTMPSTHSMPSKHNMSPADYQGKREKSDKEGKSKVSVSGSSGDSGKKSSESKNGGGTGVAKIIISKHDGGSPSIKAKVTLQKPSDGIGDGLRPQITGAKNYGSPLFSGSTPKHERCSPSYSKSPAYTPQGGDSGSESGSSFAEKSHQNSPSSDDDIRPLPEYSLEKHKKHKKEKKKGKDKDRDRDRDRDREKKKSHSSIKPESWSKSPISTDQALSMAGNASLNSERSSRPSPAFLIGDDDDLMNVALIGN
- the med1 gene encoding mediator of RNA polymerase II transcription subunit 1 isoform X2; this encodes MNSLLEKLHAKYSQTRPWSETAKLVRQAMEKRSIMNTGGHQHLIACLETLQKALKVMSLPAMTDRLESIARQNSLGSHLSPSGTECYITSDMFYVEVLLDPTGQVCDVKVAHHGENPVSCQELVQYLREKNFLEFSKHLKGLVNLYKLPGDNKLKTKMYLALQSLELDLSKMAHMFRLATNASNLDAILQGSVGYLTPRSGGHLMNLKYYVSPYDLFEEGTGAPMNLNENNVPRSLGMNMFVTIEGPTGMCKLPIAPLITGSHPTDNKGTPSFSSVTNTNSVDLPACFFLKFPRPVPVSAFFIQKLQNFLGIPLFDPPAILVPLYELITQFVLSGKDGGSSTLKHNMRFYASLPGQQHCYFLNKDAPIHDGRCLQGALLHKIPFRHPGQVPQILEFIRHQVAYNTLIGSCVKRTVLKEDLPGRLQFEVCPLSDTSFSLSFQHPVNDSLVCVVMDVLDSRQVSCKLYKGLSDALICTDDFITRVVQRCMSIPVTMRAIRRKAETIQADTPALPLIAETVEDMLKRNPPPASSPGYSTHLVNNPESGTITPTNTFPGPISTIFNLGNMGVKERHESGHGEDSFKVNQNPILTSLLQITGSVGSSIGSSPTPPGHTPPPVSSPASNTKNHPMLMNLLKDNPTQDFSTLYGSSPLERQNSSSSSPRIDVASGSTKQKKKRTRSQTDKPKQQQTEEDFQRELISMDFDAPNSVFDVNLAGDTLDTPHITPAPSQCNTPPTTYPPAVVHSQQSSMQRMVRLSSTDSIGADVTEILSDIAEQTAKLATTGDNCQSIETPVRDSSSSSHSAVNSTFDADVFQAESNENTYTDPADLIADATATPTSDSSNQFFPDGVDFLLENPNGNNFVSGYFDENSQGGDVDDLKGFPSQALSSMNVQAMSGDAGDRSKGSSHTDMVDFSMFTSGSKSLGASDGMERSGNQSPLLSTVEVGKVDKSQKQRSAKEGNGSASSSLSGMGIDGKPGKRTRTPSSDGKSKEKPPKRKKTDSESKSPSHSVSSRPFTPPASTTGSKSPGSSGRSQTPPSGATPPIPKITIQIRKEMVGKSSSHSQFGSGPSSSSKSHHSHSSNSSSSSKVKSNKSEGSSSSKMSSSSLYPGQSSTSSGQSKSSSQSMGKPSSSPVTKHGLTSSSSLSSSNSSSNKMKPQVKSSSSLVNPSGGKPNVSPSHSRPSGNADKLSSPLKPIPGTPPTKAKSPVSSGSGSSHMSGSSSSSSMKQSSGMASSSSLNQKPPTSSSSSSSSSASSMSSSQNAHGNLIKGKSPSRTKKPSLTAVIDKLKHGVGGVGGSGAEDCPDGQMATSTMPSTHSMPSKHNMSPADYQGKREKSDKEGKSKVSVSGSSGDSGKKSSESKNGGGTGVAKIIISKHDGGSPSIKAKVTLQKPSDGIGDGLRPQITGAKNYGSPLFSGSTPKHERCSPSYSKSPAYTPQGGDSGSESGSSFAEKSHQNSPSSDDDIRPLPEYSLEKHKKHKKEKKKGKDKDRDRDRDRDREKKKSHSSIKPESWSKSPISTDQALSMAGNASLNSERSSRPSPAFLIGDDDDLMNVALIGN